CTGAGGGGCTTTCATCTTCACTCAAGTCAGGCATCGCGGCTTTGCCGACCGGTGTTGATGCCGCGCTGGTCTGCTTGGGTGACATGCCCTTCGTTACAGCCTCTCATCTTGACCGACTGATAGCAGGCTTCAGCCCCTCGGACGGTCGATCGATTTGTGTCAGCGTTTCGCAAGGCAAGCGGGGGAACCCGGTTCTATGGGGCGCAGATTATTTTTCGGACATTCAGGAGCTTCGCGGAGATATTGGGGCTAAGCACCTCATGAGCCGCTATGCGAGCGAAGTTTGCGAAATTGAGATGGATGATGCGGTTCTAATCGATCTGGATACGCCGGAGGCCCTTGCCGCTTCCGCAAGCCGAGCTGTTGGAAAAACCTAGGCCAGAAGTCCGAGCGCCTTGAAACTGGCATGCCCCTCACGCCCCACAATGATGTGATCATGGACGACGAGGCCCAGCTTCTGACCCGCCTCGACGATGAATCTTGTCATCTCGATATCCGCCCGTGACGGCGTCGGATCCCCCGAGGGATGGTTGTGGACCAGGATCAATCCACTCGCTCCCAGCTGGAGCGCACGCTTGACCACCTCCCGAGGATAAACCGGTGTGTGATCAACGGTACCGCGCTGTTGGACTTCATCCGAAATCAGGCGGTTTTTTTTATCAAGAAACAGGATGCGGAACTGCTCGTCCACCTCGAACGCCATCGCGGCCCGGCAATGCTTGAGAACCGCAGACCAGGCAGACAATATTGGTCGTTGAACAGCTGCGCCAATGGAGAAGCGTAGGGCCACTGCTTGCAGCACCTTAAGGTCGGTGGCAATACTCTCCCCAACCCCCTTGACTTCCATTAAGCGCTCCGGCTGGGCCCCCAGCACCTCGGCGAAAGTCCCGAATTTTTCGATTAACGCCTTTGCCACAGGTTTGGTGTCGCGTCTCGGCATGAATCGGAAGAGCACGAGCTCCAACAGTTCATAATCGGCGAGACTATCTGCGCCCTTGTCTCTGAACCGATCCCGCAAACGTTCGCGATGACCCACATAGTGTGGTGCCTGCGCGTCCTCCAGCCCCCCGGCCATGCTGT
The sequence above is drawn from the Rhodoligotrophos appendicifer genome and encodes:
- the radC gene encoding RadC family protein, with the translated sequence MAGGLEDAQAPHYVGHRERLRDRFRDKGADSLADYELLELVLFRFMPRRDTKPVAKALIEKFGTFAEVLGAQPERLMEVKGVGESIATDLKVLQAVALRFSIGAAVQRPILSAWSAVLKHCRAAMAFEVDEQFRILFLDKKNRLISDEVQQRGTVDHTPVYPREVVKRALQLGASGLILVHNHPSGDPTPSRADIEMTRFIVEAGQKLGLVVHDHIIVGREGHASFKALGLLA